The Mercenaria mercenaria strain notata chromosome 8, MADL_Memer_1, whole genome shotgun sequence genome has a segment encoding these proteins:
- the LOC123566483 gene encoding filaggrin-2-like, translating to MTFWTVYILTIFVAAPLILGIPLRTSDLGQNGHLVHYHRDELSGGHRRHIHYRPASKRTSRFHKTSRNTFFKNQGTPVNPAAAIYEVPSNRHYNDAMAGRVAIELRSLVDRTNSESNNTTDMKSDNSDSGDNNNNNGKHDNNNGKYETNNGKYDTYHEHAAHRLQNRDAPTPPSEALPNGNVHFPIEALPHGLQFLNRQSQERQLQNQASTAPEQSNGMSLDLNTLLGEILETTTSPSVTPSDSFMSNSPSLDIAFLLGDLGSAANDPGQNLGHQGHHHGHQGHSHGLQSHDHGHQGHDHGTQGQGHSHQGHDIGHGHQVHSQNHDHGHGAHPHGHDMNTGNNNGPNRNSIHDKVINSKASGRLENLFNGKFNQHSSHAPHSSHAHHGHGDHFHHEVNTLPSTNTVAAGSHYQKSTMHTRPITKRGVNDGDSISKFPKTFIDNILNIKIGSTTPPPVAVQTTRPTWYNGYITTPRSVETQVERLSGTDLNSVRQANRGLIRKDASSSYVQTPQETTTTPSIVSPTPKELVHLQGIHIMFSDGKQDNTGTIPTVHLTASLSDNVNHLLKMASGGSNAAPELPNVTSITDKITGTAVIRDGHLYLVVYPFGNNKSLELHYNQSTKRIPMPRNKPVSFSGVNKPQFQTPTPHFTEPVKPTVSLKTASSSRPSGHPSSVKPTSQTKVSSTGHADHHHVSTGSDIHSTSHTHGHVSKPDVSTNAGKKTHSHAHGHHQHHQHNMHHPGSPTPSLTGLKLAEVNDTTLQTLLAPIDRFVSPWDSLNFSKVFPYSAGNSSNKTSSKKTLEEDSEVDVVTFVAKATDPFNRMKVIIESLVNKTLSSDTGNMTNAKPEARFNFELKLQASNSQNTKDNLPSTTNPNNSEERAFDTNVKSTTTASVLVTDFSTTVKPFGEITQDSFGRSSAEITTPSKSIPNVLNGGNSLQTTTEINLPDVVTKSTTNMPDVNNRDNAGNSPAVPPTPNMHSKFDSILHVSENIAPSTTSRTNKRPSDFYGTTVSYVPNYTKRTFVRQPTYQITTPSSPKVFPENRKTIPRNMQVSQRRTTVLGSNLQPFVQRTSPNRFRQGLNRGQSEQIISLADILNDIRRIQLHNMQRFNIQNNNFDTMILNEAQQKPVIRTPIVMEGPVIRETSTRRYSDFPAFRNNRRQIHHQNSNHITPTPTPVQRRFGRQAPRDSAMEAMLVLSVDDIMADQTELHGAIVVSHRRDPAASNSI from the exons ATGACATTTTGGACGGTATATATATTAACGATATTTGTAGCTGCACCTCTCATCTTAG GTATCCCATTAAGAACTTCTGATTTGGGCCAAAATGGACACCTTGTACACTACCACAGAGACGAGTTGTCCGGCGGACATAGGCGGCACATACACTACCGTCCAGCATCCAAGCGCACCAGTCGCTTCCACAAAACATCtagaaatacatttttcaaaaaccaaGGCACGCCAGTTAATCCTGCCGCCGCCATATATGAAGTCCCTAGCAACAGACACTATAATGATGCAATGGCAGGCAGAGTGGCGATTGAGCTACGATCTTTGGTTGATAGAACTAATAGTGAAAGTAATAATACTACCGACATGAAAAGCGATAATAGTGATAGcggagataataataataataatgggaAACATGACaataataatggaaaatatgAGACTAATAACGGAAAATATGACACTTATCACGAACATGCTGCACACAGACTTCAAAACAGAGATGCACCCACACCACCCTCCGAAGCGCTTCCAAATGGAAACGTTCATTTTCCCATTGAAGCACTTCCGCATGGACTGCAATTTTTAAATAGACAGTCGCAAGAACGGCAGCTACAAAATCAGGCCAGCACCGCACCTGAACAATCAAATGGAATGTCTTTGGATCTAAATACACTTCTTGGAGAAATTCTTGAGACAACAACCAGTCCGAGTGTCACTCCCTCAGATTCTTTTATGTCCAACAGCCCCTCTCTAGACATAGCATTCTTGCTCGGAGACTTAGGAAGTGCTGCAAACGACCCAGGACAAAACCTAGGTCATCAAGGCCACCACCATGGTCACCAAGGTCACAGCCATGGTCTTCAGAGTCACGATCATGGTCATCAAGGTCACGACCATggtactcaaggtcaaggtcatagtcatcAAGGTCATGACATTGGCCATGGTCATCAAGTACACAGCCAAAATCATGATCATGGACACGGAGCGCATCCGCACGGGCACGATATGAACACAGGAAACAATAACGGTCCAAATAGAAATTCGATCCATGACAAAGTAATCAACTCGAAAGCATCCGGTCGGCTCGAAAATCTGTTCAATGGGAAGTTCAATCAACACTCTTCACATGCTCCTCACTCTTCACATGCTCACCACGGTCACGGCGATCATTTTCATCATGAAGTAAATACACTTCCAAGCACTAACACAGTCGCCGCGGGATCACATTACCAAAAATCTACCATGCATACTCGACCAATTACGAAACGTGGTGTGAATGACGGTGATTCTATCTCTAAATTTCCTAAAACATTTATTGATAACATACTTAATATAAAAATAGGGAGCACAACACCTCCCCCTGTGGCAGTGCAAACAACACGACCAACATGGTACAATGGATATATAACTACGCCGAGATCTGTAGAAACCCAGGTTGAACGCCTTTCTGGAACAGACCTGAACAGTGTTAGACAGGCAAATCGGGGATTGATTCGGAAAGATGCGTCTTCTAGTTACGTTCAGACTCCgcaagaaacaacaacaacgcCATCAATTGTTTCTCCAACGCCAAAAGAACTGGTCCATTTGCAGGGCATTCATATCATGTTTTCTGATGGGAAACAAGATAATACTGGTACAATACCTACAGTACACCTTACTGCATCCTTATCTGACAATGTTAACCACCTTCTTAAGATGGCTTCAGGCGGTTCAAATGCAGCACCTGAGTTACCTAACGTCACCTCTATAACTGACAAAATCACAGGTACCGCTGTTATAAGAGACGGACATCTCTATCTGGTTGTATACCCCTTTGGGAATAACAAATCGTTAGAGCTTCATTATAACCAGTCGACAAAACGTATACCTATGCCGCGCAATAAACCTGTTTCGTTTTCCGGTGTAAACAAACCACAATTTCAAACGCCTACGCCTCACTTCACCGAACCCGTTAAACCAACTGTTTCTTTAAAGACTGCTTCTTCAAGTCGTCCAAGCGGTCATCCAAGTTCAGTTAAACCAACTTCACAAACGAAAGTATCAAGCACCGGCCATGCTGACCACCATCACGTTTCTACAGGTTCAGATATTCATTCTACTTCTCACACACATGGCCACGTGTCAAAACCGGATGTATCTACAAACGCTGGCAAGAAAACACATTCGCACGCGCACGGTCATCACCAACATCATCAGCATAATATGCATCATCCTGGGAGCCCCACACCATCTTTGACAGGTCTAAAACTTGCGGAAGTAAATGATACAACGCTACAAACACTTCTAGCTCCCATTGACAGATTTGTCTCACCATGGGATTCACTTAACTTTTCTAAAGTATTTCCTTATTCCGCAGGTAATTCTAgtaataaaacatcatcaaagaaAACACTCGAAGAAGACTCTGAAGTAGACGTTGTAACATTTGTTGCGAAGGCGACTGATCCATTTAATCGAATGAAAGTTATCATAGAATCCcttgtaaacaaaacattatcCTCTGACACAGGAAATATGACAAACGCTAAGCCAGAAGCTAGATTTAATTTCGAGTTAAAACTTCAGGCATCTAATTCACAGAATACTAAGGACAATTTACCATCTACTACAAATCCAAATAATTCAGAAGAAAGAGCATTTGACACAAATGTAAAAAGTACCACCACTGCATCAGTTCTTGTGACAGATTTCTCAACTACTGTGAAACCGTTTGGTGAAATTACGCAAGACAGTTTTGGGAGGTCCAGCGCTGAAATTACAACGCCGTCAAAATCCATACCGAATGTGCTAAATGGTGGAAATAGCTTGCAGACGACGACGGAAATAAATCTGCCAGATgttgtgacaaaatcaaccacTAACATGCCAGATGTTAACAACAGAGATAACGCTGGTAATTCCCCAGCGGTTCCACCAACACCAAATATGCATTCAAAATTCGACAGTATTTTGCATGTGTCTGAAAATATTGCTCCGTCTACTACATCAAGGACAAACAAAAGACCAAGCGATTTCTATGGCACAACGGTGTCCTACGTTCCAAACTACACAAAGAGGACGTTTGTTAGACAACCCACATACCAAATAACAACACCATCGTCTCCAAAGGTATTCCCAGAAAATCGCAAAACTATCCCGCGTAATATGCAAGTCAGTCAGCGGCGTACTACAGTGTTGGGATCAAACTTACAACCGTTCGTGCAAAGGACCTCTCCAAATCGGTTCCGTCAGGGCTTGAATCGCGGACAGTCAGAACAAATCATTTCACTCGCTGATATCCTGAACGATATAAGACGTATTCAGTTGCATAATATGCAAAGGTTTAACATACAGAACAACAACTTTGACACAATGATACTAAATGAAGCCCAACAGAAACCCGTTATACGAACACCCATAGTCATGGAAGGTCCTGTGATTAGGGAAACATCCACAAGACGGTACTCTGACTTCCCAGCTTTTAGAAACAATAGACGACAAATTCATCATCAGAATTCTAATCACATAACCCCAACTCCAACCCCTGTTCAACGGCGATTTGGTCGCCAAGCACCGCGCGATTCCGCCATGGAGGCAATGCTTGTGTTATCAGTGGACGACATAATGGCTGATCAAACAGAATTACATGGTGCGATTGTCGTTTCTCATCGGAGAGATCCAGCTGCCAGTAACAGTATATGA